The stretch of DNA GACGGTCAGGAACCTCCGCGACGCCCTTGTCGGGGCAGTCCCTGCCGTGCGCCGCCTCATCGACGATGGCGTCATCTCGACCGAGGACTTCGCCTTCGAGCGCTACAACGGCTGCGAGATCATCCCGTGAACCGGGCAATACCATCATAACGGCCCGGCCGAAAGATAGAGAGAGAGAACGCATGGACAACGATGAGATTCGCCGGTACCTGATAGACTACACCCTCTCAGCCTCGCAGGCGACGCAGGTCGAGGAGATCGCCATCGGCGAAGGGCGCTATCCCCGCTACGTCAACGAGTACTGGACGGCCGCACAGCGACAGACCTCATCGATCCACGAGATATCGTACCGCGCCTGCTTCAAACCCCAGCTCCCGGCCTTTTTTATAAAATGGCTCTCGGGCGAGGGGGACACCGTCTACGACCCCTTCGGCGGCCGGGGGACGACGGCGATCGAGGCGGCGCTGCTGAAGCGGCGGGTCATCTCAAACGACGCCAACCCCCTGAGCAGGATCCTCACCGAACCGCGGCTGCATATCCCGGCAATGGACGAGATCGCCCGGAGGCTGGAGGAGATCGAGACCGGCGGGGATGAGTGCGCCGATATCGACCTCTCGATGTTCTACCACCCGAAGACCGAGGCGGAGATCGTCTCCCTGAGAGACTACCTCGCCGACCGGCGTCTCGACGGCACCGAGGACGCCGTCGACCGGTGGATCAGGATGGTCGCCACAAACCGGCTGACCGGACACTCCAGGGGTTTTTTCTCGGTATATACGCTGCCCCCGAACCAGGCGGTATCGCAGGAGAGCCAGAGAAAGATCAACGAGAAGCGGACCCAGGCGCCCGAGTACAGGAATACGAAAGAGCTCATCCTGAAAAAGTCCAGGAGCCTGGTGCGAAACCTCACCCCCGAGCAGATCGACGCCCTGAACGCCGCAGGGAGAACGGCCCGGTTCTTGCATGGGGACGCGAGATCGACCCGGGAGATCAGGGCCGGTTCGGTCAGGGTGACGGTCACCTCGCCCCCGTTCTTGAACATCGTCCAGTATTCAAAGGACAACTGGCTGCGGTGCTGGTTCAACGCCCTGGACACGGAGCGGATCGCAGGACAGATCACGATGGCGAGGACCGTCGAGGCGTGGTCCGCTGTCATGAGCGACGTCTTCAGGGAACTCTACAGGATCACGACCGGCGGCGGGTATGTCGCCTTCGAGGTCGGCGAGGTAGACCGGGGGCGGGTCTGCCTGGACGAGCACGTGATCCCGCTCGGCCTCGGTGCAGGCTTCGAGTGCCCGGGCGTCCTGGCCAACGTCCAGGAGTTCACGAAGACCTCCAATATCTGGGGCGTGAACAACAACAACGCCGGGACGAACACGAACAGGATCGTCCTGTTCAGAAAGGCGGCGTGACCCCGGCGGGGTCAGGAAAAAAATGGATCCGGACCCTCCCCTCAGGGGAAGGAGAGGGACATCTCGCGTTTTGCCTGGATATTGAGCCTGGTCGAGTAGGTCCCGGCCGAATGACCGGCACCAGATACGTCGCCGTGC from Methanofollis liminatans DSM 4140 encodes:
- a CDS encoding DNA methyltransferase, with amino-acid sequence MDNDEIRRYLIDYTLSASQATQVEEIAIGEGRYPRYVNEYWTAAQRQTSSIHEISYRACFKPQLPAFFIKWLSGEGDTVYDPFGGRGTTAIEAALLKRRVISNDANPLSRILTEPRLHIPAMDEIARRLEEIETGGDECADIDLSMFYHPKTEAEIVSLRDYLADRRLDGTEDAVDRWIRMVATNRLTGHSRGFFSVYTLPPNQAVSQESQRKINEKRTQAPEYRNTKELILKKSRSLVRNLTPEQIDALNAAGRTARFLHGDARSTREIRAGSVRVTVTSPPFLNIVQYSKDNWLRCWFNALDTERIAGQITMARTVEAWSAVMSDVFRELYRITTGGGYVAFEVGEVDRGRVCLDEHVIPLGLGAGFECPGVLANVQEFTKTSNIWGVNNNNAGTNTNRIVLFRKAA